One window of Siniperca chuatsi isolate FFG_IHB_CAS linkage group LG15, ASM2008510v1, whole genome shotgun sequence genomic DNA carries:
- the foxa1 gene encoding hepatocyte nuclear factor 3-alpha: MLGTVKMEGHEAPDWSGYYSEEMYSPMAGGGMGSGLGMGSMSGYMSSSGTTSGSFNMSYSGTGLSPAPVGGMGSSAPAAMSGLGGGVASMGGALSPSSMSSVSAQQASMGLNPYGGMSPTMSPGMAYGGGGLNRGRDNKAFRRSYPHAKPPYSYISLITMAIQQAPSKMLTLSEIYQWIMDLFPYYRQNQQRWQNSIRHSLSFNDCFVKVSRSPDKPGKGSYWTLHPDSGNMFENGCYLRRQKRFKCEKKMSPKSDGRKEQGGGGGGVSPSGDPIKPPGLLDSSSLPSSSHAASPPGLDLRGGVGGASDLKVSGSQLLSSLSLPPHSMAHESQLHLKGDPHYSFNHPFSINNLMSSSEQQHKLDLKAYEALQYSSYSTGGASGLGGRTMEPLEASYYQGVYPRPLLNTS; the protein is encoded by the coding sequence ATGTACTCTCCAATGGCAGGCGGTGGGATGGGTTCTGGTCTTGGGATGGGCTCCATGTCAGGCTATATGTCCAGCAGCGGGACCACGTCAGGCTCCTTCAACATGTCGTACAGCGGGACCGGTCTGAGCCCTGCCCCGGTGGGGGGGATGGGCAGCTCGGCTCCAGCGGCTATGTCAGGTCTGGGCGGGGGTGTTGCCTCGATGGGCGGGGCTCTGAGCCCATCCAGTATGAGCTCGGTGTCAGCCCAGCAGGCCTCAATGGGTCTGAACCCGTACGGGGGCATGAGTCCCACCATGAGCCCCGGCATGGCGTATGGCGGTGGCGGGCTGAACCGCGGCCGCGACAACAAGGCGTTCAGACGGAGCTACCCGCATGCCAAACCCCCCTATTCCTACATCTCGCTCATCACCATGGCGATCCAGCAGGCGCCCAGCAAGATGTTGACGCTCAGCGAGATCTACCAGTGGATCATGGACCTGTTCCCGTACTACCGGCAGAACCAACAGCGCTGGCAGAACTCCATCCGGCACTCGTTGTCCTTCAACGACTGCTTTGTCAAGGTGTCGCGCTCGCCGGACAAACCAGGGAAGGGCTCGTACTGGACCCTGCACCCAGACTCCGGGAACATGTTCGAGAACGGCTGCTACCTGCGGCGCCAGAAGAGGTTCAAGTGCGAGAAGAAGATGTCGCCGAAATCTGATGGCAGGAAGGAgcaggggggaggagggggaggagtgtCTCCTTCTGGGGACCCCATCAAACCTCCAGGACTCCTCGACTCCTCCTCCCTGCCCTCATCCAGCCACGCAGCCTCGCCTCCCGGTCTGGACCTACGGGGAGGCGTCGGCGGGGCGTCGGACCTGAAGGTGTCCGGCTCCCAGCTCCTGTCCTCCCTGTCGTTACCCCCCCACTCCATGGCGCATGAGTCCCAGCTGCACCTGAAAGGAGATCCCCACTACTCCTTCAACCACCCGTTCTCCATCAATAATTTAATGTCGTCTTCagagcagcagcacaaactggACCTGAAGGCTTACGAGGCGCTGCAGTACTCCTCCTACAGTACTGGAGGGGCGTCTGGCCTCGGGGGGAGGACCATGGAGCCCCTGGAGGCCTCCTACTACCAGGGGGTGTACCCCAGACCGCTCCTCAACACCTCGTAG